A single region of the Austwickia chelonae genome encodes:
- a CDS encoding ABC transporter permease subunit, whose protein sequence is MTPRRYLVRGLIWLAIVAVLLLLARIAHSFVASGRWIGVVLAATLAVAVLAVYGTRRAVPLKYLLPGLVLMLALQIWPIAYTVVTSATNAGDGHALTKAQSIDTIVAGSVHEVPGSPRYRLSVAVRSGQDPASAAPTYLLVAPDGGLFTGTSSGLSPLAADQVSLSGGRITAAEGYHLLDVRTVNARKDLASFAVPTSSGGGIKRVGLSEAFEGRPTIRYDEAADALVDTEKGTVYRARDARWVGDDGQALPQGWKEYVGAANFTTIATDPVLRGGFLGILVWNIAFAALSVVLQFGVGMLIALLLDDERIRGRGVIRSILILPYALPGFVTALVWLSLFNQDYGLVNGLSGWQVDWLGDPGWARVAVLVASTWMGFPYMFLICTGALQSISGEVLDAARVDGASGWRTLTSVRLPLLLVSTGPLLLASFSFNFNNFGLIYLLTGGGPFRSGNTTVGSTDLLITYAFRLAFGGSSPNYGLASAISLVIFALVAALSWFGFRRTAALEEIS, encoded by the coding sequence ATGACCCCCCGCCGGTACCTCGTGCGCGGGCTGATCTGGCTCGCGATCGTCGCCGTCCTGCTGCTGCTCGCCAGGATCGCCCACTCCTTCGTCGCCTCCGGGCGCTGGATCGGGGTCGTCCTCGCCGCGACCCTGGCCGTGGCCGTCCTGGCGGTCTACGGCACGCGGCGGGCCGTCCCGCTGAAATATCTGCTGCCCGGCCTGGTGCTGATGCTGGCCCTGCAGATCTGGCCGATCGCCTACACCGTGGTCACCTCGGCCACGAATGCCGGTGACGGTCACGCCCTGACGAAGGCGCAGTCGATCGACACGATCGTGGCCGGCTCCGTGCACGAGGTGCCCGGCTCACCCCGCTACCGGCTCAGCGTCGCCGTCCGCTCCGGGCAGGACCCGGCGAGTGCTGCCCCGACCTATCTGCTGGTCGCCCCGGACGGCGGGCTCTTCACGGGGACATCTTCCGGGCTGAGTCCGTTGGCGGCCGATCAGGTTTCCCTCTCCGGTGGCCGGATCACCGCGGCCGAGGGCTATCACCTGCTCGATGTGCGCACGGTCAATGCGCGCAAGGATCTGGCCTCGTTCGCCGTACCGACGTCTTCGGGAGGGGGGATCAAACGGGTCGGTCTGTCCGAGGCTTTCGAGGGGCGGCCCACGATCCGGTACGACGAGGCTGCCGACGCTCTGGTGGACACGGAGAAGGGCACCGTCTATCGGGCGCGGGACGCCCGTTGGGTCGGTGACGACGGCCAGGCGCTGCCGCAGGGGTGGAAGGAGTACGTCGGGGCCGCCAATTTCACCACGATCGCGACCGACCCGGTGCTGCGTGGCGGTTTCCTGGGGATCCTGGTCTGGAATATCGCGTTCGCGGCGTTGTCGGTGGTCCTGCAGTTCGGGGTGGGGATGCTCATCGCCCTGTTGTTGGACGACGAGCGGATCCGCGGTCGGGGGGTGATCCGTTCGATCCTGATCCTGCCGTACGCGCTGCCCGGCTTCGTCACGGCTTTGGTCTGGTTGTCCTTGTTCAACCAGGACTACGGGCTGGTCAACGGTTTGTCGGGATGGCAGGTCGACTGGTTGGGCGATCCTGGGTGGGCGCGGGTCGCCGTCCTGGTCGCCAGCACGTGGATGGGGTTCCCCTACATGTTCCTGATCTGCACGGGGGCTTTGCAGTCGATCTCCGGGGAGGTGCTCGATGCGGCCCGGGTGGACGGTGCTTCGGGTTGGCGCACGTTGACGTCGGTGCGGCTGCCGTTGTTGTTGGTGTCGACCGGGCCGCTGTTGTTGGCCTCGTTCAGCTTCAATTTCAACAATTTCGGGTTGATCTATCTGCTCACCGGGGGTGGCCCGTTCCGGTCGGGCAATACCACCGTTGGTTCGACCGATCTGCTCATCACCTATGCCTTCCGGTTGGCCTTCGGCGGGAGTTCGCCGAACTACGGTCTGGCGTCGGCGATCTCGCTGGTGATCTTCGCGCTGGTGGCGGCGCTGTCCTGGTTCGGTTTCCGTCGTACTGCGGCTTTGGAGGAGATCTCGTGA
- a CDS encoding sugar ABC transporter permease produces the protein MTTSTARPRRRHRFRGLWWRYLLIVLVLAWTLFPVVFIVSAAVDPAGNLVTSSLWPSAVSAGNLRDLLSNPHHPFLAWYRTSLLVAGVASVVTVFLSACAAYAFSRLRFPGRRPGLFGLLLVQMFPAILSFVALYGTFAALGDAVPALGLGTPAGLILAYLGGAMGANVWLLKGYFDTLPRELDEAAVLDGCSHLRIFLDITLRLARPILVTVLMVSFVSVYSEFLLAGIFLTDPDRQTLAVGLNAMLRADRNQYLGQFAAGALLASAPVVLIYLAFQRQLVSGLTQGSTK, from the coding sequence GTGACCACGTCGACTGCCCGTCCCCGCCGCCGGCACCGTTTCCGTGGGCTGTGGTGGCGTTATCTGCTGATCGTGCTCGTCCTGGCGTGGACGCTCTTCCCGGTGGTCTTCATCGTCTCGGCGGCGGTCGATCCGGCGGGGAACCTGGTGACCAGTTCGTTGTGGCCGTCGGCGGTGTCGGCGGGCAATCTGCGTGACCTGTTGTCGAATCCGCATCATCCGTTCCTGGCGTGGTATCGCACGTCCTTGCTGGTGGCCGGGGTGGCGAGTGTGGTGACGGTGTTCTTGTCGGCGTGTGCGGCCTATGCCTTCTCCCGGTTGCGTTTCCCGGGGAGGCGTCCGGGGTTGTTCGGGCTGTTGTTGGTGCAGATGTTCCCGGCGATCCTGTCCTTCGTGGCCTTGTACGGCACCTTCGCGGCCTTGGGCGATGCGGTCCCGGCGTTGGGGCTGGGCACTCCGGCCGGGTTGATCCTGGCCTATCTGGGTGGGGCGATGGGCGCCAATGTGTGGCTGTTGAAGGGTTATTTCGACACCCTGCCGCGGGAGCTCGACGAGGCCGCGGTGCTGGACGGTTGTTCCCATCTGCGGATCTTCCTCGACATCACGTTGCGCTTGGCCCGGCCGATCCTGGTCACCGTGCTGATGGTGTCCTTCGTGTCGGTGTACAGCGAGTTCCTCCTGGCCGGGATCTTCCTGACCGACCCGGACCGGCAGACCCTCGCCGTGGGGCTGAATGCGATGTTGCGCGCCGACCGCAACCAGTACCTGGGCCAGTTCGCCGCCGGGGCCCTGTTGGCTTCGGCGCCGGTGGTCCTGATCTATCTC
- a CDS encoding putative cobaltochelatase, producing the protein MTTYPFAAVVGADDMTLALTLCAISPEIGGVLVRGEKGTAKSTAVRGLAALLPDQDVITGCRFACDPAEPDPRCPDGPHPAHTGPDAPDRTTTRPARLVELPVGATEDRVLGSLDLEQALGEGRTAFEPGLLAAAHRGILYVDEVNLLHDHLVDLLLDAAAMGRCTVEREGVSLSHAARLMLIGTMNPEEGELRPQLLDRFGLTAEVSAPREPAVRVEVVRRRMAFDADPDGFTRRYADAQTDLRHRIATAQQAVARVRLGDSALLTIARVCSGFDVDGMRADLVTARAAIAHAAWAGRDTVTREDIRAAARLALPHRRRRNPFDAPGLDEDLLEQLLGPDEPEDPQDDPDGHGPQPPQDDPADTGPEADTGPEADNAEKNPAPAAPRAGDGPQSTDASHQENPSVEPASATAENPGDTETPATDTPVPGAATAQGTAVPDAPFRARLMTARGTGRGTAGKRSRALTGVGKVIGVAPGSGDQARQAPGVGGIHLPATIRAAAPHQPRRGRGEGDALVLHREDVRRSRTEGRESNLVLLAVDASGSMAARKRMSAVKGAVLALLLDAYQRRDKVGLITFRGDDAELVLPPTSSVDIAARRLADLPHGGRTPLAEGLLEAGRVLALERLRDPHRRPLLVVVTDGRATSGRDARPRAQAVADQLRAAQIDTVVVDCESGRVRLGMAASLAAHLDAQYLRLDEVAANAIVNVVHEHTRDRHARADEQRHPGAPRSHVSRKDVA; encoded by the coding sequence ATGACGACCTACCCCTTCGCCGCCGTCGTCGGCGCCGACGACATGACCCTGGCCCTGACCCTGTGCGCGATCTCCCCGGAGATCGGCGGGGTCCTCGTCCGCGGCGAAAAGGGCACCGCGAAATCCACCGCCGTCCGCGGGCTCGCCGCCCTCCTGCCAGACCAGGACGTCATCACCGGTTGCCGATTCGCCTGCGACCCCGCGGAACCCGATCCGCGATGCCCGGACGGCCCCCACCCGGCGCACACCGGGCCCGATGCCCCCGACCGCACCACCACCCGACCCGCCCGGCTCGTCGAACTACCCGTCGGCGCCACCGAGGACCGCGTCCTGGGCTCCCTCGACCTCGAACAAGCACTCGGTGAAGGCCGCACCGCCTTCGAACCAGGTCTGCTGGCCGCCGCCCACCGCGGCATCCTCTACGTCGACGAGGTCAACCTGCTGCACGACCACCTGGTCGACCTCCTCCTCGACGCCGCTGCCATGGGCCGCTGCACCGTCGAACGCGAAGGTGTATCCCTCAGCCACGCCGCCCGCCTCATGCTCATCGGCACGATGAATCCAGAAGAAGGCGAACTGCGACCCCAACTGCTCGACCGCTTCGGGCTCACCGCCGAGGTCAGCGCACCCCGGGAACCCGCCGTCCGGGTCGAGGTCGTCCGCCGACGGATGGCCTTCGACGCCGACCCCGACGGCTTCACCCGCCGCTACGCCGACGCCCAGACGGACTTGCGCCACCGGATCGCCACCGCCCAACAAGCCGTCGCCCGAGTCCGTCTCGGCGACAGCGCCCTCCTGACCATCGCCCGGGTCTGTTCCGGCTTCGACGTCGACGGGATGCGTGCCGATCTGGTCACCGCCCGTGCCGCGATCGCTCATGCAGCCTGGGCCGGACGAGACACCGTGACCAGAGAGGACATTCGGGCTGCTGCCCGGCTGGCACTCCCACACCGTCGCCGCCGCAACCCCTTCGACGCCCCCGGCCTGGACGAAGACCTCCTCGAACAACTCTTGGGACCGGACGAGCCCGAAGACCCGCAGGACGACCCCGACGGCCATGGCCCGCAACCTCCGCAGGACGACCCCGCCGACACCGGACCGGAAGCCGACACCGGACCGGAAGCCGACAACGCGGAGAAGAACCCCGCCCCGGCCGCGCCCCGCGCCGGAGACGGACCCCAGAGCACGGACGCCTCCCACCAGGAAAACCCGTCCGTCGAACCAGCCTCCGCGACCGCCGAGAACCCCGGCGACACCGAGACCCCCGCCACGGACACCCCGGTCCCGGGCGCCGCTACCGCGCAGGGCACCGCCGTCCCCGACGCCCCCTTCCGCGCCCGCCTGATGACCGCCCGCGGCACCGGACGAGGAACCGCCGGAAAACGAAGCCGCGCCCTGACCGGCGTCGGCAAAGTGATCGGTGTGGCCCCGGGCTCAGGCGACCAGGCCCGGCAAGCTCCCGGTGTCGGAGGCATCCACCTGCCCGCCACGATCCGGGCCGCCGCACCCCACCAACCCCGCCGAGGCCGCGGCGAAGGCGACGCCCTCGTCCTCCACCGTGAGGACGTCCGCCGGTCCCGCACCGAAGGCCGCGAATCGAACCTGGTCCTCCTCGCCGTCGACGCCTCGGGATCGATGGCGGCCCGGAAACGGATGAGCGCCGTCAAAGGTGCCGTTCTCGCGCTCCTGCTCGACGCCTACCAGCGCCGCGACAAGGTCGGTCTGATCACCTTCCGCGGCGACGACGCAGAACTCGTCCTGCCACCCACCTCGTCGGTCGACATCGCCGCCCGCCGCCTGGCCGACCTTCCCCACGGCGGACGGACCCCCCTCGCCGAAGGGCTCCTCGAAGCCGGACGGGTCCTGGCCCTCGAACGGCTCCGCGACCCGCACCGACGCCCACTGCTGGTCGTCGTCACCGACGGCCGGGCCACCTCCGGACGAGACGCCCGCCCCCGAGCCCAAGCCGTCGCCGACCAGCTACGCGCCGCCCAGATCGACACCGTGGTGGTCGACTGCGAATCGGGACGGGTCCGCCTGGGAATGGCAGCCAGCCTCGCCGCCCACCTGGACGCGCAATACCTGCGCCTCGACGAGGTCGCGGCGAATGCCATCGTGAACGTGGTCCACGAACACACTCGTGACCGTCATGCCCGGGCCGACGAGCAGCGTCACCCGGGGGCTCCACGGAGCCACGTCAGTAGAAAGGATGTCGCCTGA
- a CDS encoding MarR family winged helix-turn-helix transcriptional regulator: MTDLARQLQRVYVLLDDGERRALSAQAVTTTQYAMLRTLDDGPDEGLPVSRLAERMLCTRGNTSRVVARLENVGMIRTGSHGDDQRLVLVQLTDEGRATLGRAREAVTAADRRRFTGMDPDELRTLTGLVDRLAIVLAADLAE; encoded by the coding sequence ATGACCGATCTGGCCCGACAACTGCAACGGGTGTACGTCCTCCTCGACGACGGAGAACGACGGGCCCTGTCCGCCCAAGCCGTCACCACCACCCAGTACGCCATGCTCCGCACCCTCGACGACGGGCCGGACGAGGGACTGCCCGTCAGCCGACTCGCCGAACGGATGCTCTGCACCCGGGGCAACACCTCGCGGGTTGTCGCCCGCCTGGAGAACGTCGGAATGATCCGTACCGGCAGCCACGGCGACGACCAACGACTCGTCCTCGTCCAACTGACCGACGAAGGGCGCGCCACCCTGGGCCGCGCCCGCGAAGCCGTCACCGCCGCCGACCGTCGCCGGTTCACCGGGATGGACCCGGACGAGCTGCGCACCCTGACCGGCCTGGTCGACCGCCTCGCCATCGTCCTGGCCGCCGACCTCGCCGAGTGA
- a CDS encoding sugar ABC transporter substrate-binding protein yields the protein MHARSSAAAITLTALILGVSACGGNSRQSAGGNETHTGSTTPAQLSTKDPARDADADLVIWCDNQRAPVIAGFAKKFADEQKIKVAVQVATDVRQAFTDATKVGKGPDIVVGPHDLVGPFVQNAVVKPVNLSPDTVRRFNPDAIAGATFGGQLYGTPYAVENIALVRNTTLAPEAPATVDDLVAHGKKVVADGRAKMPLIHVVGKVGDAYYVYPWLAAYGGGFFERKDNGEYDPAKLTVASPGAIKGAQLLARLGQEKVLSTNVAGENADALFDAGDAPYFITGPWSIDKAKKAGIKYAISNLPVAPGGESLKSLLGVQLFYVSAKAKNSAVAEEFVTSFVPRKETQIGLFDAGRRPPALTEAYEEIARRDPDVKAWHEAARGGAPMPNIPAMNAVWGPLGQASADVISGAAQPAERFAAAATEISTAIAPR from the coding sequence ATGCATGCACGCAGCAGCGCCGCTGCCATCACCCTGACCGCTCTGATCCTGGGCGTCTCCGCCTGCGGCGGAAACAGCCGGCAATCTGCCGGTGGGAACGAGACCCACACCGGGTCGACCACGCCCGCCCAGCTGTCCACCAAGGACCCTGCCCGGGACGCCGACGCCGACCTGGTCATCTGGTGCGACAACCAACGCGCCCCCGTGATCGCCGGCTTCGCCAAGAAGTTCGCCGACGAGCAGAAGATCAAGGTCGCCGTGCAGGTCGCCACCGACGTCCGCCAGGCCTTCACCGACGCCACCAAGGTCGGCAAAGGCCCCGACATCGTCGTCGGCCCGCACGACCTGGTCGGCCCCTTCGTCCAGAATGCCGTCGTCAAACCGGTGAACCTCTCCCCCGACACGGTGCGCAGGTTCAACCCCGACGCCATCGCCGGGGCCACCTTCGGCGGCCAGCTCTACGGCACGCCGTACGCCGTGGAGAACATCGCCCTGGTCCGCAACACCACCCTGGCGCCGGAGGCCCCGGCCACCGTCGACGACCTGGTCGCCCACGGCAAGAAAGTCGTCGCCGACGGTCGGGCCAAGATGCCGCTGATCCACGTGGTCGGCAAGGTCGGTGACGCCTACTACGTCTACCCGTGGCTCGCCGCGTACGGCGGTGGCTTCTTCGAACGCAAGGACAACGGCGAGTACGACCCGGCCAAGCTGACCGTCGCCAGCCCGGGTGCGATCAAGGGTGCCCAGCTCCTGGCCCGCCTGGGGCAGGAGAAGGTCCTGTCCACCAATGTCGCCGGGGAGAACGCCGACGCCCTCTTCGACGCCGGCGACGCGCCGTACTTCATCACCGGCCCCTGGTCGATCGACAAGGCGAAGAAAGCCGGCATCAAGTACGCCATCAGTAACCTTCCGGTCGCTCCCGGCGGAGAATCCCTGAAATCGCTGCTCGGCGTCCAGCTGTTCTACGTCTCGGCCAAGGCGAAGAACTCCGCCGTCGCCGAAGAGTTCGTGACCTCCTTCGTGCCCCGCAAGGAGACCCAGATCGGGCTCTTCGACGCCGGGCGACGCCCGCCGGCCCTGACCGAGGCCTACGAGGAGATCGCCCGACGTGACCCCGACGTCAAGGCCTGGCACGAGGCCGCCCGTGGCGGAGCCCCCATGCCGAACATCCCTGCCATGAACGCCGTCTGGGGCCCGCTCGGCCAGGCCTCGGCCGATGTCATCTCCGGCGCGGCCCAGCCCGCGGAACGCTTCGCCGCCGCCGCCACGGAGATCAGCACCGCGATCGCCCCACGCTGA
- the cobO gene encoding cob(I)yrinic acid a,c-diamide adenosyltransferase — translation MKGQIVVDPKDGLTTRERRHRPILAVNTGEGKGKSTAAFGMAMRGWNQGWSIGIFQFVKSAKWRIGEQSVFETLHRVHEQTGEGGPVEWHKMGSGWSWTRKEGSEVDHAAAAAEGWTEVKRRIAAQTHQLYVLDEFTYPMAWGWIDVDDVVTTLQERPGHQHVVITGRRCPEPVLEIAQLVTEMTKIKHPFDEGQKGQKGIEW, via the coding sequence ATGAAGGGGCAGATCGTCGTCGACCCCAAGGACGGGTTGACGACGCGGGAGAGGCGCCACCGCCCGATCCTGGCCGTGAACACCGGCGAGGGAAAAGGCAAATCGACCGCCGCTTTCGGCATGGCGATGCGTGGCTGGAACCAAGGATGGTCGATCGGGATCTTCCAGTTCGTGAAGAGCGCGAAATGGCGGATCGGCGAACAGAGCGTCTTCGAGACCCTGCACCGGGTACACGAACAGACCGGCGAAGGTGGCCCTGTCGAATGGCACAAGATGGGCTCGGGTTGGTCCTGGACCCGTAAAGAAGGCAGCGAGGTCGACCACGCCGCCGCTGCCGCAGAAGGCTGGACGGAAGTGAAACGCCGGATCGCCGCCCAGACCCACCAGCTGTACGTCCTCGACGAATTCACCTACCCCATGGCCTGGGGATGGATCGACGTCGACGACGTGGTCACCACCCTGCAGGAACGCCCCGGCCACCAACATGTCGTCATCACCGGCCGTCGCTGCCCCGAACCCGTCCTGGAGATCGCGCAACTCGTGACGGAGATGACCAAGATCAAACACCCCTTCGACGAAGGGCAGAAAGGCCAGAAGGGGATCGAGTGGTGA
- a CDS encoding alpha-amylase family glycosyl hydrolase, which produces MPHRRVPHLLITLCLGATGLTAVTTQAAQPATDGPDRSASARATESHRRIGDTLADDLTGSVIYQVVTDRFANADPTNDAPAASPGTASPDRSNWRLYWGGDFAGVAARIPYLKGLGVGALWISPPVQNIPVSVPAKPTPMAGYHGYWGMDFFAPDPHFGSWQDFDRMVATAHDAGIKIIMDWAPNHTSPADVADSSYGVAGRLQRAGQTLATYHDDPEGYFHHHGGITDYQDLYQAQYRNLFDLADLAQEKPQVTTYLKEAVDTWLAHGVDAIRMDAVKHMPSGWLTGYTNHIQSHRGTFVFGEWADPSSSPLWKDQVTFANTSGMSLQNFDLNSALRAGFAEGRSLRALDATVSRQQSSFTYPHTLINFVDSQDIPRFLSINPDTSLLDQATVAAMTLPGIPSIYYGDESYLHDDATNPFGQVGGDPYNRPMMAGFDQGTRNAAIVRKLSELRRNNPALRFGRSTQRWLDDDIYVYERRFAGNTALVAVNKSRTEERLLSGLRTALPPGQHPDRLGGQLGGGTLTVIGDGDGDGDQDHPTGEYVLRPGQAAVWAVTAQDPDGPQIGSIGPTAGHAGSRTALTGIGFGQDHGQVTVGGRPATVNSWAPHRIEVVLPDGVAPGQSTVEVKDTQGRGGNSIPYLVRTGPLTPVTVTVTGAPLGPGDQLFLTGDVAELGSWSTDPPACPGPMLSPGDGSRTLMVALPAGRHVEFKAVVRRPDGSLTWESGENHRYDVPTSATGSSTIAFRR; this is translated from the coding sequence ATGCCTCACCGTCGCGTCCCCCACCTCCTGATCACCCTCTGTCTCGGCGCGACCGGGCTGACCGCCGTCACCACACAGGCCGCCCAACCCGCCACGGACGGGCCCGACCGCAGCGCTTCCGCGCGCGCCACCGAAAGCCACCGTCGCATCGGCGACACCCTCGCCGACGACCTGACCGGGTCGGTCATCTACCAGGTCGTCACCGACCGCTTCGCCAATGCCGACCCCACCAACGACGCCCCGGCCGCCAGCCCCGGCACCGCCAGCCCCGACAGATCCAACTGGCGGCTCTACTGGGGCGGCGACTTCGCCGGAGTCGCCGCGCGCATCCCCTACCTGAAAGGGCTCGGAGTCGGCGCCCTGTGGATCTCACCGCCGGTCCAGAACATCCCGGTGTCCGTGCCCGCCAAACCGACCCCGATGGCCGGCTACCACGGCTACTGGGGCATGGACTTCTTCGCCCCCGACCCCCACTTCGGCTCCTGGCAGGACTTCGACCGGATGGTCGCCACCGCCCACGACGCCGGGATCAAGATCATCATGGACTGGGCCCCCAATCACACCAGCCCCGCCGATGTCGCCGACAGCTCGTACGGCGTCGCCGGACGCCTCCAACGCGCAGGGCAGACCCTGGCCACGTACCACGACGACCCCGAAGGGTACTTCCACCACCACGGTGGCATCACCGACTACCAGGACCTCTACCAGGCCCAGTACCGCAATCTTTTCGACCTGGCCGACCTCGCGCAGGAAAAACCCCAGGTGACCACCTACCTGAAGGAGGCCGTCGACACCTGGCTGGCCCACGGCGTCGACGCCATCCGGATGGACGCCGTCAAACACATGCCCAGCGGATGGCTCACCGGATACACCAACCACATCCAGTCGCACCGAGGCACCTTCGTCTTCGGCGAATGGGCCGACCCGTCCTCCTCCCCCTTGTGGAAGGACCAGGTCACCTTCGCGAACACCAGCGGGATGTCCCTGCAGAACTTCGACCTCAACTCCGCCCTGCGTGCCGGTTTCGCCGAGGGACGATCCCTACGGGCACTGGACGCGACCGTCTCCCGACAGCAGTCGTCCTTCACCTATCCGCACACCCTGATCAACTTCGTCGACAGTCAGGACATCCCCCGTTTCCTGTCGATCAATCCGGACACCTCGCTGCTCGACCAGGCCACCGTCGCCGCGATGACCCTGCCGGGTATCCCGTCGATCTACTACGGCGACGAGTCCTATCTCCATGACGACGCCACGAACCCCTTCGGCCAGGTCGGTGGCGACCCGTACAACCGGCCCATGATGGCCGGGTTCGACCAGGGCACCCGCAATGCTGCGATCGTCCGGAAGCTGTCCGAACTCCGCCGGAACAACCCCGCACTCCGTTTCGGGCGCTCGACCCAACGATGGCTGGACGACGACATCTACGTCTACGAACGACGCTTCGCCGGGAACACCGCCCTCGTCGCCGTCAACAAGAGCCGGACCGAAGAACGACTGCTCTCCGGGCTACGCACCGCACTACCGCCCGGGCAGCACCCCGACCGTCTCGGCGGACAGCTCGGCGGAGGCACCCTCACCGTCATCGGCGACGGCGACGGCGACGGCGACCAGGACCATCCCACCGGTGAATACGTCCTGCGCCCCGGGCAAGCCGCCGTCTGGGCCGTCACCGCGCAGGACCCCGACGGCCCGCAGATCGGCAGCATCGGCCCCACCGCCGGGCACGCCGGCAGCCGCACCGCCCTGACCGGGATCGGTTTCGGCCAGGACCACGGCCAGGTCACCGTCGGTGGACGCCCCGCCACCGTGAACTCGTGGGCCCCCCACCGGATCGAGGTCGTCCTGCCCGACGGGGTCGCTCCCGGGCAGAGCACGGTCGAGGTCAAGGATACTCAGGGCCGCGGCGGGAACAGCATCCCGTATCTCGTCCGCACCGGACCACTCACCCCGGTGACCGTCACCGTGACCGGTGCGCCCCTCGGCCCCGGCGACCAGCTCTTCCTCACCGGTGATGTCGCCGAGCTGGGCTCCTGGAGCACCGACCCTCCGGCCTGCCCCGGGCCGATGCTCTCCCCCGGTGACGGCAGCCGGACGCTGATGGTCGCGCTGCCTGCCGGACGCCATGTCGAGTTCAAAGCCGTCGTCCGCCGCCCGGACGGCTCCCTCACCTGGGAGAGCGGGGAGAACCACCGCTACGACGTGCCGACGAGCGCGACCGGAAGCAGCACCATCGCCTTCCGGCGTTGA